In one Polaribacter sp. ALD11 genomic region, the following are encoded:
- a CDS encoding Lacal_2735 family protein: MFGLFKKKSEVDKLQEKYKKVMEEAYKLQSINRTDSDTKYKEADDILNQIEVLKKKE, translated from the coding sequence ATGTTTGGTTTATTCAAGAAAAAATCTGAGGTTGACAAACTTCAAGAAAAATATAAAAAAGTAATGGAAGAGGCTTATAAACTTCAATCTATTAATAGAACCGATAGTGATACAAAGTACAAAGAAGCAGATGATATCTTAAACCAAATTGAAGTTCTAAAGAAAAAAGAATAA
- a CDS encoding SRPBCC family protein — translation MKIYTLHKKQQLPISLDEAWEFLSNPRNLKKITPDYMSFDIVSNIDRPLYTGQIIQYIVTPLLGIKTKWVSEITHIEEKKYFVDEQMYGPYALWHHKHFIKEIEGGVELEDIIDYKVPLGILGQMVHPFLVKPKLEEIFGYRQKKLIELFGEYKK, via the coding sequence ATGAAAATATACACGCTTCACAAAAAACAGCAATTACCAATTTCTTTAGATGAAGCTTGGGAGTTTTTATCCAACCCAAGAAATTTAAAAAAAATTACACCAGATTACATGAGTTTCGACATCGTGTCTAACATAGATAGACCTTTGTACACCGGACAAATCATTCAATATATTGTAACGCCTCTTTTAGGTATTAAGACAAAGTGGGTTTCTGAAATTACGCATATAGAAGAAAAGAAATATTTTGTAGACGAGCAAATGTACGGACCTTATGCGCTTTGGCATCACAAGCATTTTATAAAAGAAATTGAGGGTGGTGTAGAATTGGAAGACATTATCGACTATAAAGTTCCTTTGGGAATATTAGGTCAAATGGTACATCCGTTTTTAGTGAAACCTAAACTGGAAGAAATTTTTGGTTATAGACAGAAAAAATTAATTGAACTTTTTGGCGAGTATAAAAAATGA
- a CDS encoding septum formation initiator family protein yields the protein MSFNTLKKNRFFKVLTNTFVLIFIPFLIWMLFFDENSYLVHRKFNQEVKDLENTISFYQTKIAEDKATIKKLDDSLQLERFAREQYLMKKENEDIYIIEFDTIK from the coding sequence ATGTCTTTTAATACCTTAAAAAAGAATAGATTCTTTAAAGTTTTGACAAACACTTTTGTCTTAATTTTTATTCCATTTTTAATATGGATGCTATTTTTTGATGAAAACTCTTATTTGGTTCATAGAAAATTTAACCAAGAAGTTAAAGATTTGGAAAACACCATTTCTTTTTACCAAACAAAAATAGCAGAAGACAAGGCAACCATTAAAAAGTTAGACGATTCTTTGCAGTTAGAGCGTTTTGCAAGAGAACAATATTTAATGAAAAAAGAAAACGAAGATATTTATATTATAGAATTTGATACCATAAAATAA
- a CDS encoding deoxyribodipyrimidine photo-lyase, translating to MKKTINIFWFRRDLRLDDNVGFYNALKSETPVLPIFIFDKEILRKLSKDDARITFIHETLQKMRASLQEVNESSIAIFQGNPLEVYQQLIEKYNINTVFTNRDYEPYAKKRDEDIQQLLNENNIEFKTFKDQVIFEKNEVVKKDGLPYVVYTPYMKVWKEKFKSVHLNFHYTSSFLKNLVKNKELPNLSLTDIGFTKSNQKIEAYTVTPSLVQNYEDTRNFPAQDATSKLGPHLRFGTVSIRKMVEKAITEENEIFWQELIWREFFMQILWHFPHTSKNSFKAKYDRIEWRNNEEEFKKWCNGETGYPFVDAGMRQLNQTGFMHNRVRMLAGSFLCKHLLIDWRWGEAYFAEKLHDYEMASNVGNWQWIAGSGVDAAPYFRIFNPTTQIKKFDKNLEYIKKWVPDFQELTYPKEMVDHKEARERCLLAYKDALN from the coding sequence ATGAAAAAAACCATAAATATTTTCTGGTTTCGAAGAGATTTAAGATTAGATGACAATGTAGGGTTTTACAATGCTTTAAAAAGTGAAACTCCTGTTTTACCTATTTTTATTTTTGACAAAGAAATTCTAAGAAAACTATCGAAAGACGACGCTAGAATTACTTTTATACATGAAACGTTGCAGAAAATGCGCGCTTCCTTACAGGAAGTAAATGAAAGTAGTATTGCAATTTTTCAAGGGAATCCGTTAGAAGTATATCAACAATTAATAGAAAAATACAACATAAACACTGTTTTTACAAATAGAGATTATGAACCGTATGCAAAGAAAAGAGACGAAGACATTCAACAATTATTAAATGAAAATAATATTGAATTTAAAACCTTTAAAGACCAAGTAATTTTCGAAAAGAATGAAGTTGTAAAAAAAGATGGATTACCCTATGTGGTTTACACACCTTATATGAAAGTTTGGAAAGAGAAATTTAAAAGCGTTCATTTAAACTTTCATTACACAAGTTCATTTTTAAAGAATTTGGTAAAAAACAAAGAATTACCAAATCTAAGTTTGACTGATATTGGCTTCACAAAATCCAATCAAAAAATAGAAGCATACACAGTTACGCCATCACTTGTTCAAAATTACGAAGACACCCGTAACTTTCCTGCACAAGACGCAACGTCTAAACTAGGTCCACATTTACGTTTTGGAACCGTTAGTATCAGAAAAATGGTAGAAAAAGCAATTACTGAAGAAAACGAAATCTTTTGGCAAGAATTAATTTGGAGAGAATTTTTTATGCAAATTCTTTGGCACTTCCCTCATACATCAAAAAACTCTTTTAAAGCGAAATATGATAGAATTGAATGGAGGAATAATGAAGAGGAATTTAAAAAATGGTGTAACGGAGAAACAGGGTATCCTTTTGTTGATGCAGGAATGCGTCAATTAAACCAGACTGGTTTTATGCACAATAGAGTTAGAATGCTGGCAGGTAGCTTTTTGTGCAAACATTTATTGATAGATTGGAGATGGGGAGAAGCTTATTTTGCGGAAAAACTGCACGACTATGAAATGGCAAGCAATGTTGGTAATTGGCAATGGATTGCGGGTTCTGGTGTAGATGCTGCTCCTTATTTCAGAATTTTTAACCCTACAACTCAAATTAAAAAATTTGATAAAAATTTAGAATATATAAAAAAATGGGTTCCAGATTTCCAAGAACTCACTTACCCTAAAGAAATGGTAGACCATAAAGAAGCAAGAGAAAGATGTTTACTCGCCTATAAGGATGCTTTAAATTAA
- the udk gene encoding uridine kinase yields MLIIGIAGGTGSGKTTVVNQIIKQLPTDEVCVISQDSYYNATENLPYEERAKINFDHPRAIDFDLIIRHLKALKAGNNINQPVYSFVTHNRTKDTIKTHPRKVVIVEGILIFNNKELRDLFDIKIFVHAETDERLIRRLKRDITERGRDMDEVLSRYQTTLKPMHQQFIEPTKNFADLIIPNDRFNNVAIDIVRTVINERL; encoded by the coding sequence ATGCTAATTATTGGAATTGCGGGTGGAACAGGAAGTGGGAAAACGACCGTTGTAAATCAAATTATTAAACAATTACCAACGGATGAAGTTTGTGTGATTTCTCAAGATTCTTACTATAACGCAACAGAGAACTTGCCTTATGAAGAAAGAGCTAAGATTAATTTTGATCATCCAAGAGCGATCGATTTCGATTTGATTATTAGACATTTAAAAGCATTAAAGGCTGGTAACAATATTAATCAGCCAGTATATTCTTTTGTAACTCACAACAGAACAAAAGACACCATAAAAACACACCCAAGAAAAGTGGTAATTGTGGAAGGAATTCTAATATTTAATAATAAAGAATTAAGAGATTTATTTGATATTAAAATATTTGTGCATGCAGAAACAGATGAACGTCTAATTAGAAGGTTAAAAAGAGACATTACAGAAAGAGGTAGAGATATGGATGAGGTTCTAAGTAGATACCAAACCACCTTAAAACCTATGCATCAACAATTTATAGAACCAACGAAGAATTTTGCAGATTTAATTATACCAAATGATAGGTTTAATAATGTCGCTATAGATATTGTTAGAACTGTTATAAATGAACGTTTATAG
- the scpA gene encoding methylmalonyl-CoA mutase, with protein sequence MSRKSIKNISLSNKNKTSKESLLHEDFVAGISPNLRGPYSTMYVRRPWTIRQYAGFSTAQESNAFYRRNLEAGQKGLSVAFDLATHRGYDSDHERVQGDVGKAGVAIDSVEDMKVLFDEIPLDKMSVSMTMNGAVLPILAFYIVAAEEQGVSLNALSGTIQNDILKEFMVRNTYIYPPAPSMKIIADIFEYTSNKMPKFNSISISGYHMQEAGATAEIELAYTLADGLEYIKKGIDTGMDIDSFAPRLSFFWAIGMDHFTEIAKLRAARMLWAKIVKKFNPKNQKSLALRTHCQTSGWSLTAQDPFNNVARTTIEAMAAAFGGTQSLHTNALDEAIALPTDFSARIARNTQIYLQEETHITKTVDPWAGSYQLEKLTENIANKAWELIQEVEKLGGMTKAIEKGIPKMRIEEAAAKKQAKIDSGQDVIVGVNKYQLEKEDPLHILEVDNEAVRNSQIERLNELKANRDNKDVKKSLLALTKSAKSGKENLLDLAVKAARNRATLGEISDALEIEFGRHKAVHKTISGVYSKEIKEDPLFKKAKDLADNFAELEGRRPRIMIAKLGQDGHDRGAKVVATGYADLGFDVDIGPLFQTPKEATKQAVENDVHILGISSLAAGHKTLVPQVIAELKKYEREDIMVIVGGVIPAQDYQFLYDAGAVGIFGPGTKIAQAAIDMLTILIDSVVE encoded by the coding sequence ATGAGTAGAAAATCTATTAAAAACATATCGCTTTCTAATAAAAATAAAACTTCAAAAGAATCTCTTCTTCATGAAGATTTTGTTGCCGGTATTTCGCCTAATTTAAGGGGACCATATTCAACAATGTATGTTAGAAGACCTTGGACAATTAGACAATATGCGGGGTTTTCTACTGCACAAGAAAGTAATGCTTTTTACAGAAGAAACTTAGAAGCGGGTCAAAAAGGACTTTCTGTAGCTTTTGACTTGGCTACGCATAGAGGCTATGATTCGGATCATGAACGCGTACAAGGTGATGTTGGTAAAGCTGGTGTTGCAATAGATTCTGTGGAAGACATGAAGGTTTTGTTTGATGAAATTCCATTAGATAAAATGTCTGTTTCGATGACTATGAATGGTGCCGTTTTGCCCATTTTAGCCTTTTATATTGTTGCTGCAGAAGAACAAGGGGTTTCTCTAAATGCTCTTTCAGGAACTATTCAGAATGATATTTTAAAGGAATTTATGGTACGAAACACCTACATCTACCCACCTGCTCCTTCCATGAAAATTATCGCTGATATTTTTGAATATACTAGTAATAAAATGCCGAAATTTAATTCTATTTCTATTTCTGGTTACCACATGCAAGAAGCTGGTGCAACTGCAGAAATTGAATTGGCATACACACTTGCAGATGGTTTAGAATATATTAAAAAAGGTATTGATACAGGAATGGACATTGATTCTTTCGCACCAAGATTGTCCTTTTTTTGGGCCATAGGAATGGACCACTTTACAGAAATTGCGAAACTAAGGGCAGCAAGAATGTTGTGGGCAAAAATTGTGAAAAAATTCAATCCTAAAAATCAAAAATCTTTAGCTTTAAGAACACATTGCCAAACAAGCGGTTGGTCTTTAACAGCGCAAGATCCTTTTAATAATGTTGCAAGAACTACCATTGAGGCTATGGCTGCTGCTTTTGGAGGTACACAAAGTTTACATACAAATGCATTAGATGAAGCAATTGCTTTACCTACAGATTTCTCTGCAAGAATTGCAAGAAATACACAAATTTACTTGCAAGAAGAAACACATATTACAAAAACAGTAGATCCTTGGGCGGGAAGTTACCAGCTAGAAAAATTAACAGAAAACATTGCCAATAAAGCTTGGGAATTAATTCAGGAAGTTGAGAAACTGGGCGGAATGACGAAAGCTATTGAAAAAGGAATTCCGAAAATGAGAATTGAGGAAGCTGCTGCAAAAAAACAAGCCAAAATTGATAGCGGACAAGATGTTATTGTTGGTGTAAATAAATATCAATTAGAAAAAGAAGACCCTTTACATATTTTAGAAGTCGATAATGAAGCCGTTCGTAATTCTCAAATTGAAAGGTTAAACGAGTTAAAAGCGAATAGAGATAATAAGGACGTTAAAAAATCTTTGTTAGCACTTACAAAATCGGCGAAATCTGGTAAAGAAAATTTGCTAGATCTAGCTGTAAAAGCAGCAAGAAACAGAGCTACTTTAGGTGAAATTTCTGATGCTCTAGAAATTGAATTTGGCAGACACAAAGCAGTTCATAAAACCATATCTGGCGTGTATAGTAAAGAAATAAAAGAAGACCCATTATTTAAAAAAGCTAAAGATTTAGCAGACAACTTTGCTGAATTGGAAGGAAGACGTCCGCGAATTATGATTGCCAAACTAGGGCAAGATGGACATGACAGAGGTGCAAAAGTAGTAGCTACAGGTTATGCCGATTTAGGTTTTGACGTAGATATTGGTCCTCTTTTTCAAACACCAAAAGAAGCTACTAAGCAAGCTGTAGAAAATGACGTACATATTTTAGGAATCTCTTCTTTAGCAGCTGGCCATAAAACATTGGTTCCGCAAGTTATTGCAGAACTAAAAAAGTATGAACGCGAAGATATTATGGTGATTGTTGGTGGTGTAATACCCGCTCAAGATTATCAATTTTTATATGACGCCGGTGCTGTTGGTATCTTTGGTCCTGGAACCAAAATTGCACAAGCAGCTATAGATATGTTAACTATTTTAATTGATAGCGTTGTCGAATAA
- a CDS encoding TspO/MBR family protein codes for MKQLKLTILFLVINFGGLAIGSWLMNNGPLSDWYTNLNQAPWTPPGIVFGIAWTLIMICFSIYLGKLFSQENTRKNKLIFLFQFVLNVSWNFIFFNQHMVLFGLITIVLLTSLLFIYYFKRSDKVNNYKYLLLPYMIWLCIATSLNLYILVHN; via the coding sequence ATGAAGCAGCTAAAACTAACAATACTCTTTCTAGTTATTAATTTTGGAGGTTTAGCAATTGGTAGTTGGTTAATGAACAATGGACCGCTTTCTGATTGGTACACAAACCTAAACCAAGCTCCTTGGACACCACCAGGTATTGTATTTGGTATTGCATGGACATTGATTATGATTTGCTTTTCTATTTATTTAGGAAAACTTTTTAGCCAAGAAAATACGCGAAAAAATAAACTCATTTTTCTTTTTCAATTTGTGCTAAATGTAAGCTGGAATTTTATTTTCTTCAATCAACATATGGTCTTGTTTGGGTTAATTACCATTGTATTGTTAACGTCTCTCCTCTTTATTTACTATTTTAAACGGAGTGATAAAGTAAATAATTACAAGTATTTATTGCTGCCTTACATGATTTGGTTGTGTATTGCAACTTCTTTAAATCTTTATATATTAGTCCATAATTAA
- a CDS encoding GH3 auxin-responsive promoter family protein, whose product MAILGNIIKGIITLTGTFSSEANHLESQKEVLKNLLETARDTKFGEAYNFKTILLDDDLQTSFANKVPYFDYNSLDEKWWHKIHDGEENVTWPGNPSYFALSSGTTGRTSKKIPVTDEMIAAIKSSGIKQVTALNNFDLPADFFEKDIMMLGSSTDLAEKDDHLEGEISGISASNIPFWFKGYYKPGEEISKIEDWDERVQHIAENAKTWDIGALSGIPAWIELMMQKVIEFHNLENIHEIWPNLQVYTSGGVAFGPYEKSFKALLGKPVTVIDTYLASEGYIATQIRPETDAMQLNTDNGIYFEFVPMNPAYINEDGSIKQNAPSLTLEQVETNTDYILIISTVSGAWRYLIGDTIEFTDVERAEIKITGRTKFFLNTVGSQLSVNKMDDAIKNLEERFSTQITEYTICAKRFEDGEFYHSWYLGTEMKEDNNKIVTALDDFLKNANKNYKVARSKALKGVKVTVIPVEKFHDWNDSNKKKGGQVKMERVMKEDKFADWEKFVNQNS is encoded by the coding sequence ATGGCAATTTTAGGAAATATTATTAAGGGAATTATTACTTTAACAGGTACCTTTTCTTCAGAAGCAAATCATCTAGAGTCTCAAAAAGAGGTTTTAAAAAATTTATTAGAGACTGCAAGAGACACGAAGTTTGGGGAAGCTTATAATTTTAAAACAATTCTTTTAGATGATGATTTACAGACCTCATTTGCAAATAAGGTTCCTTATTTCGATTACAATTCTTTAGATGAAAAATGGTGGCATAAAATTCATGATGGTGAAGAAAATGTAACGTGGCCTGGTAATCCTTCTTATTTTGCTTTAAGCTCTGGAACAACAGGGAGAACAAGTAAAAAAATTCCTGTTACAGATGAAATGATTGCTGCTATAAAAAGTTCTGGTATTAAGCAGGTTACTGCTCTAAATAATTTTGATTTACCAGCAGATTTCTTTGAAAAAGATATTATGATGTTAGGTAGTTCTACAGATCTTGCCGAGAAAGACGATCATTTAGAAGGAGAAATTAGCGGAATTAGCGCAAGTAACATTCCTTTTTGGTTTAAAGGGTATTACAAACCTGGCGAGGAAATTTCAAAAATTGAAGATTGGGATGAACGTGTACAGCACATTGCAGAAAATGCTAAAACTTGGGACATTGGTGCTCTAAGCGGAATTCCTGCTTGGATAGAACTGATGATGCAAAAAGTTATTGAATTCCATAATTTAGAAAATATTCATGAAATTTGGCCAAATTTACAAGTTTACACTTCTGGTGGTGTTGCTTTTGGGCCTTATGAAAAAAGTTTTAAAGCATTATTAGGAAAACCTGTTACTGTGATTGACACCTATTTAGCCTCTGAAGGCTATATAGCAACTCAAATAAGACCAGAGACAGATGCGATGCAGTTGAATACCGATAATGGCATTTATTTTGAATTTGTTCCGATGAATCCTGCTTACATAAATGAAGATGGCTCTATTAAACAAAATGCCCCTTCGCTTACATTAGAGCAAGTAGAAACCAACACAGATTATATCTTAATTATAAGTACAGTTAGTGGTGCTTGGAGATATTTAATTGGTGATACTATTGAATTTACAGATGTAGAAAGAGCTGAAATTAAAATTACAGGGCGTACAAAATTCTTTTTAAACACTGTTGGCTCTCAATTATCTGTTAATAAAATGGATGATGCCATTAAAAATTTAGAAGAAAGATTTTCTACCCAAATTACAGAATACACCATTTGTGCAAAAAGATTTGAAGATGGTGAGTTTTATCATTCTTGGTATTTAGGAACAGAAATGAAGGAGGATAATAACAAAATTGTAACAGCTTTAGATGATTTTCTAAAAAATGCTAATAAAAATTATAAAGTTGCTAGAAGTAAAGCTCTAAAAGGTGTAAAAGTAACTGTAATTCCTGTTGAAAAATTTCATGATTGGAATGATAGCAATAAGAAAAAAGGTGGCCAAGTAAAAATGGAACGTGTTATGAAAGAAGATAAATTTGCAGATTGGGAAAAATTTGTTAATCAGAATTCATAG
- a CDS encoding SDR family NAD(P)-dependent oxidoreductase, translating into MKKIVIVGGSKGIGQAIVKSLITKNIVVNISRTAPLLSHANLTHYNCDILTDDLPEIEAVDTLIYCPGSINLKPISRLKLNDFRDDFEINVVGAVKAIQQYLPKLKNGKNPSILLFSTVAAKLGMPYHASVAAAKSAVEGLTKSLGAELAPTIRVNAIAPTVTETDLASKLLRNEKMIENITERHPLKKFLKPKEVADLATFLISEKANSISGQIFELDCGIVSFKI; encoded by the coding sequence ATGAAAAAAATAGTAATAGTTGGAGGAAGCAAAGGAATTGGACAAGCAATTGTAAAATCTTTAATAACTAAAAATATAGTTGTAAACATTAGTAGAACTGCTCCGTTGCTTTCTCACGCTAATCTAACTCATTATAATTGTGACATTCTTACAGATGACTTACCAGAAATCGAGGCAGTAGATACTTTAATTTACTGCCCTGGAAGCATTAATTTAAAACCAATTTCGAGACTAAAATTAAACGATTTTAGAGACGATTTTGAAATAAATGTTGTGGGTGCTGTAAAAGCAATTCAACAATATCTTCCAAAATTAAAAAACGGAAAAAACCCATCTATTTTATTATTTAGTACAGTAGCAGCAAAATTAGGCATGCCATATCATGCAAGTGTTGCCGCTGCAAAATCGGCCGTAGAAGGTTTAACTAAATCTCTAGGCGCAGAATTAGCACCAACAATTCGCGTAAATGCGATTGCACCAACTGTTACAGAAACAGATTTAGCATCTAAGCTTTTAAGAAATGAAAAGATGATAGAAAATATCACCGAACGTCACCCGCTTAAAAAGTTTCTAAAACCAAAGGAAGTTGCAGATTTAGCTACTTTTCTTATATCCGAAAAAGCAAATTCCATCTCAGGTCAAATTTTTGAACTCGATTGTGGAATTGTAAGTTTCAAAATCTAA
- a CDS encoding methylmalonyl-CoA mutase subunit beta — translation MSKFLFSEFERTSPTAWKQKIQVDLKGADYNETLLSKTNEGITIKPFYTKEDRTHYKINTPREDFKICQTIIVSDEKKANTLTLDAIERGATAIQFIAKKKFDYTVLLNEIDFKSLTIYLKLDFLDDLFINEISKYINSNKCFFQIDIIGNLAEDGNWFVNLKEDYSKLQNVVEYVENSISVSGDLYQNAGANIVQQLAYSLAHANEYLNYFGAESASKIHFQFSVGSNYFHEIAKLRAFRILWESLLIEYRVENIEAHIFAQPSTRNKTIYDYNVNMLRTTSECMSAILGGSNTIANISYDKIYAESNGFGERISRNQLLILQQESGFKDSQNIAEGSYYIESLTEQMAEKALIIFKQIEKGGGFLKQLKEGNIQRKIKENATKEEAQFNDNELILLGTNLQPNKENFMKGSLELDPFVKQRNIKTLFPPIIRKRLSENIEKKRLKNEQ, via the coding sequence ATGAGTAAATTTCTGTTTAGTGAATTTGAAAGAACATCTCCAACTGCTTGGAAACAAAAAATTCAAGTAGATTTAAAAGGTGCTGATTATAATGAAACGCTACTCTCGAAAACGAATGAAGGAATTACTATAAAACCTTTTTACACCAAAGAAGATAGAACTCATTACAAAATAAATACTCCTAGAGAAGATTTTAAAATTTGTCAAACAATTATTGTTTCTGATGAAAAAAAAGCAAATACTTTAACATTAGATGCTATAGAAAGAGGTGCAACTGCCATTCAATTTATAGCAAAAAAGAAATTTGATTATACTGTTTTATTAAATGAAATAGATTTCAAATCTTTAACAATTTACCTTAAACTCGATTTTTTAGACGATCTCTTTATAAATGAAATCTCTAAATATATAAATTCTAATAAGTGCTTTTTTCAAATAGATATTATAGGAAATCTTGCAGAAGATGGTAATTGGTTTGTAAATTTAAAGGAAGATTATAGTAAATTACAAAATGTAGTCGAATACGTAGAAAACTCCATTTCAGTATCTGGAGATTTATATCAAAATGCAGGTGCAAACATAGTGCAGCAATTGGCATATTCTTTAGCACATGCAAATGAATATTTAAATTATTTTGGAGCCGAAAGTGCCAGTAAAATTCATTTTCAATTTTCTGTTGGTAGTAATTATTTTCATGAAATAGCGAAGTTAAGGGCTTTTCGTATCTTATGGGAGTCTCTTTTAATTGAATATAGGGTTGAAAATATTGAAGCTCATATTTTTGCACAACCTTCTACAAGAAATAAAACTATTTACGACTATAATGTAAATATGTTAAGAACAACTTCTGAATGTATGAGTGCTATTTTAGGAGGATCAAACACAATTGCTAACATTTCTTATGATAAAATTTATGCAGAAAGTAATGGTTTTGGTGAACGAATTTCCAGAAATCAGTTGTTGATACTTCAACAAGAAAGCGGATTTAAAGATTCACAAAACATTGCTGAAGGAAGCTACTACATAGAATCTCTTACAGAACAAATGGCAGAAAAAGCTTTAATTATATTTAAACAAATAGAAAAAGGTGGTGGTTTTCTAAAACAATTAAAAGAAGGCAATATTCAAAGAAAAATAAAAGAAAATGCAACTAAAGAAGAAGCACAATTTAATGATAATGAATTAATTTTATTAGGCACCAATTTACAACCCAATAAAGAAAATTTTATGAAAGGAAGTCTAGAATTAGATCCTTTTGTAAAACAAAGAAATATTAAAACATTATTTCCTCCAATTATTAGAAAACGACTTTCTGAAAATATTGAAAAGAAAAGATTGAAAAATGAGCAATAG
- a CDS encoding glutathione peroxidase — protein MTDIYKININSLQNKAIDLSEYRNKYILFVNVASKCGFTSQYKELEELYQTHKENLIIIGSPCNQFGSQEPGTAEDIEAFCKVNFGVSFLMTEKIDVKGNNQHPLYTWLTDKSLNGTKSSTVKWNFQKYLVSPEGKLVDYYFSITKPSSSKITKYLI, from the coding sequence ATGACAGATATCTATAAAATCAATATCAATAGCTTACAAAATAAAGCTATTGACTTATCCGAGTATCGTAATAAATATATTCTTTTTGTAAATGTAGCCTCTAAATGCGGCTTTACATCACAGTACAAAGAATTAGAGGAATTGTATCAAACACACAAAGAAAACTTAATTATTATTGGTTCTCCTTGCAATCAATTTGGAAGTCAAGAACCAGGAACGGCAGAAGATATAGAAGCTTTTTGCAAAGTTAATTTCGGTGTTTCTTTTTTAATGACAGAAAAAATTGATGTAAAAGGAAATAATCAACATCCTTTATACACTTGGTTGACAGATAAAAGTTTAAATGGCACAAAAAGTTCTACCGTAAAATGGAACTTTCAAAAATACTTGGTTTCGCCTGAAGGAAAGTTAGTAGATTATTACTTTTCAATCACAAAACCATCAAGTTCAAAAATTACAAAATATTTAATATAA
- a CDS encoding NAD(P)H-dependent glycerol-3-phosphate dehydrogenase, which translates to MKLKVGLLGGGSWGTTIASLTAKNSETTLWARNIEIVKEVNEKHSNEKYLPNAKLHKGLKASTSIKETVENADVIVMGIPSQHFRAVLLEAKPFIRPWVPIVSLAKGLETSTKMRMTEIIEEIMPGHPAGVLTGPNLAKEIISGKAAAAVISMVDKTIAKKLQTVFSSGLFRVYTNTDVIGSELGGALKNVVAIACGMGDGANAGDNTRSALITRGLSELTRLGTAMGGKGRTFAGLTGLGDLVATCSSSKSRNHHVGFELGKGKKLEAIINSMNEVAEGVKTTKVVMELAKDYNVDMPITKEVYKVLYEGNTVFDAYKNLITHEVGSEKEPG; encoded by the coding sequence ATGAAACTTAAAGTTGGTTTATTAGGTGGTGGTTCTTGGGGAACGACTATTGCTTCATTAACAGCAAAGAATAGTGAAACAACTCTATGGGCAAGAAATATTGAAATTGTAAAAGAAGTTAATGAAAAACATTCTAATGAAAAATATTTACCCAATGCTAAACTTCACAAAGGATTAAAAGCTTCTACTTCCATAAAAGAAACTGTAGAAAATGCAGATGTAATTGTTATGGGAATTCCGTCTCAACATTTTAGGGCCGTTTTATTAGAAGCAAAACCCTTTATAAGACCGTGGGTTCCTATTGTTAGTTTAGCAAAAGGATTAGAAACTTCAACTAAAATGAGAATGACAGAAATAATTGAAGAAATTATGCCTGGTCACCCAGCTGGAGTTCTAACAGGTCCTAATCTTGCCAAAGAAATTATTTCTGGTAAAGCAGCTGCTGCAGTAATTTCTATGGTAGATAAAACAATTGCTAAAAAGCTACAAACTGTTTTTAGTTCTGGCCTATTTCGAGTATACACAAATACAGATGTAATTGGAAGTGAATTAGGAGGAGCCTTAAAAAATGTAGTGGCAATTGCATGTGGAATGGGAGATGGCGCTAATGCTGGAGATAATACACGTTCTGCTTTAATTACAAGAGGCCTTTCTGAGCTTACCCGTTTAGGGACTGCAATGGGCGGAAAAGGAAGAACTTTTGCCGGTTTAACTGGTTTAGGAGACCTTGTTGCTACTTGTTCTAGCTCTAAAAGTAGAAATCATCATGTGGGTTTCGAATTAGGAAAAGGAAAAAAATTAGAAGCTATTATTAACAGTATGAATGAAGTTGCAGAAGGCGTAAAAACAACTAAAGTAGTAATGGAGTTAGCGAAAGATTACAATGTAGACATGCCCATAACTAAAGAAGTTTATAAAGTGTTGTATGAAGGAAATACGGTCTTCGACGCCTATAAGAATTTAATTACGCACGAAGTTGGTTCTGAAAAAGAACCCGGATAG